A genomic window from Ignavibacteria bacterium includes:
- a CDS encoding SAM-dependent methyltransferase: MQKGKLYLIPNTLGSDDLNRVIPPYIKEVINTIDNYIVENIQTAAKFLKLAGIKKTLRELTFYVLNAKTVDSDIMTYLDETEKGKDTGLISEAGLPCIADPGSVIVKLAHQKGIQVVPLSGPSSIMLALMASGVNGQNFAFIGYLPIDKAARAKKIKGLGSKIKQEGQTQIFIEAPHRNDKLLTDILSNSPGDITLSISKNLTMDTEQIISGTIEQLKSKNITLGKEPVIFVMGK; this comes from the coding sequence ATGCAAAAAGGAAAACTGTATTTAATACCCAATACTCTTGGCAGCGATGACTTAAACAGGGTTATTCCGCCGTATATTAAAGAGGTAATAAATACGATAGATAACTATATAGTAGAGAACATTCAGACTGCGGCTAAGTTCCTCAAGCTGGCAGGTATTAAAAAAACGCTGCGTGAGCTTACTTTTTATGTGCTTAATGCCAAAACCGTGGATTCTGATATAATGACATACCTTGACGAAACAGAAAAAGGAAAGGATACGGGGCTGATCTCCGAAGCAGGGCTGCCGTGTATTGCTGACCCGGGAAGTGTAATTGTAAAACTGGCGCATCAAAAAGGGATACAGGTTGTGCCTTTAAGCGGCCCCTCATCGATTATGCTTGCCCTGATGGCATCGGGGGTAAACGGGCAGAATTTTGCATTCATAGGCTACCTGCCAATAGATAAAGCCGCAAGAGCAAAAAAAATTAAGGGACTTGGAAGCAAAATTAAGCAGGAAGGTCAAACCCAGATTTTTATCGAGGCTCCCCACCGCAATGATAAACTGCTTACAGATATACTGAGCAATTCACCCGGCGATATTACTCTTTCAATTTCAAAGAATCTGACCATGGATACTGAGCAGATAATTTCAGGAACAATTGAGCAGTTAAAAAGTAAGAACATTACACTTGGCAAAGAGCCGGTAATATTTGTAATGGGAAAATAG